One genomic segment of Paenibacillus sp. FSL H8-0332 includes these proteins:
- a CDS encoding GNAT family N-acetyltransferase yields the protein MEQIAKGEGRFYIAGDGKDLAEITYKADKTTGDLVIDHTFVSEDLRGQGAGEKLVRAVVDLAREQNVHIVPECPYAAHQFEKHAEYRDVLK from the coding sequence ATGGAACAGATTGCTAAGGGAGAAGGACGTTTCTATATCGCTGGTGACGGGAAGGACCTGGCCGAGATTACATACAAAGCGGACAAGACTACAGGTGATTTGGTGATTGACCATACCTTTGTCTCCGAGGATCTGCGCGGTCAGGGTGCGGGAGAGAAGCTTGTGCGGGCGGTCGTTGACCTGGCCCGTGAACAGAACGTGCACATTGTACCGGAGTGCCCGTATGCAGCGCATCAGTTCGAGAAGCATGCGGAGTACCGGGATGTGCTCAAATAG